In one window of Musa acuminata AAA Group cultivar baxijiao chromosome BXJ3-2, Cavendish_Baxijiao_AAA, whole genome shotgun sequence DNA:
- the LOC135631104 gene encoding calmodulin-2-like isoform X1 produces MADLLAPEQIAEFKEAFSLFDKDGNGHITTKELGNVMRTLGQNPTEAELQDMINEVDADRSGTIDFKEFLNLMAHKMNAGSEEELKEAFRVFDKDQNGFISAVELHNVLVNLGEKLTDEEINEMMHEADTNNDGQIDYKEFIKVMNAKRRPGEGSDSKKAETSPRHSKHSGDDSPSKCSQVCSSCTVL; encoded by the exons ATGGCGGACCTGCTGGCGCCCGAGCAGATCGCGGAGTTCAAGGAGGCCTTCAGCCTCTTCGACAAGGACGGGAACG GTCACATCACAACTAAGGAGCTTGGAAATGTGATGCGAACACTGGGACAGAATCCTACAGAGGCAGAGCTACAGGATATGATCAATGAGGTGGATGCCGATAGGAGTGGAACCATTGATTTTAAAGAGTTCCTTAACCTGATGGCACACAAGATGAATGCTGGCTCAGAGGAGGAGCTTAAGGAGGCTTTTCGGGTATTTGACAAGGATCAGAATGGGTTCATTTCTGCTGTTGAGCTTCACAATGTATTGGTCAATCTTGGAGAGAAACTGACTGATGAGGAGATTAATGAGATGATGCATGAGGCTGATACCAATAATGATGGCCAAATCGATTATAAGGAGTTCATAAAAGTCATGAATGCAAA acgAAGACCAGGTGAGGGGAGTGATAGCAAGAAGGCCGAGACCAGTCCTCGTCACTCGAAGCACAGCGGCGATGATTCTCCATCAAAGTGCAGCCAAGTCTGCTCGAGCTGCACTGTTCTCTAA
- the LOC135631104 gene encoding calmodulin-2-like isoform X2 — protein sequence MADLLAPEQIAEFKEAFSLFDKDGNGHITTKELGNVMRTLGQNPTEAELQDMINEVDADRSGTIDFKEFLNLMAHKMNAGSEEELKEAFRVFDKDQNGFISAVELHNVLVNLGEKLTDEEINEMMHEADTNNDGQIDYKEFIKVMNAK from the exons ATGGCGGACCTGCTGGCGCCCGAGCAGATCGCGGAGTTCAAGGAGGCCTTCAGCCTCTTCGACAAGGACGGGAACG GTCACATCACAACTAAGGAGCTTGGAAATGTGATGCGAACACTGGGACAGAATCCTACAGAGGCAGAGCTACAGGATATGATCAATGAGGTGGATGCCGATAGGAGTGGAACCATTGATTTTAAAGAGTTCCTTAACCTGATGGCACACAAGATGAATGCTGGCTCAGAGGAGGAGCTTAAGGAGGCTTTTCGGGTATTTGACAAGGATCAGAATGGGTTCATTTCTGCTGTTGAGCTTCACAATGTATTGGTCAATCTTGGAGAGAAACTGACTGATGAGGAGATTAATGAGATGATGCATGAGGCTGATACCAATAATGATGGCCAAATCGATTATAAGGAGTTCATAAAAGTCATGAATGCAAAGTAA
- the LOC104000259 gene encoding calmodulin isoform X1, whose amino-acid sequence MAELLTREQIAEFKEAFSLFDKDGNGHITTKELENVLRTRGQNPTEAELEEMINEVDADKSGTIDFPEFLNLMARKMHADSEEELKEAFRVFDKDQNGFISAAELHDVMVNLGEQLTDEEVNEMMREADSNSDGQIDYKEFVKVMIAKRRQEGGSDSRKAETSPRQSKHGDDRPSPSKCGQFCSSCTIL is encoded by the exons ATGGCGGAGCTGCTGACGCGCGAGCAGATCGCGGAGTTCAAGGAGGCCTTCAGCCTCTTCGACAAGGATGGGAACG GTCACATCACAACTAAGGAGCTTGAAAATGTGCTGCGTACACGGGGGCAGAATCCTACAGAGGCAGAGCTAGAGGAGATGATCAATGAGGTGGATGCCGATAAAAGTGGAACGATTGATTTTCCAGAGTTCCTTAACCTGATGGCACGCAAGATGCATGCTGACTCAGAGGAGGAGCTTAAGGAGGCCTTTCGGGTATTTGACAAGGATCAGAATGGGTTCATTTCTGCTGCTGAGCTTCACGATGTAATGGTCAATCTTGGAGAGCAACTGACTGATGAGGAGGTCAATGAGATGATGCGTGAGGCTGATTCCAACAGTGATGGCCAAATCGATTATAAGGAGTTCGTCAAAGTCATGATTGCCAA ACGAAGACAAGAGGGGGGGAGTGATAGCAGGAAGGCCGAGACCAGTCCTCGTCAGTCGAAGCACGGTGACGACCGCCCTTCACCATCGAAGTGCGGCCAATTCTGCTCGAGCTGCACCATCCTCTGA
- the LOC104000259 gene encoding calmodulin isoform X2, with amino-acid sequence MAELLTREQIAEFKEAFSLFDKDGNGHITTKELENVLRTRGQNPTEAELEEMINEVDADKSGTIDFPEFLNLMARKMHADSEEELKEAFRVFDKDQNGFISAAELHDVMVNLGEQLTDEEVNEMMREADSNSDGQIDYKEFVKVMIAK; translated from the exons ATGGCGGAGCTGCTGACGCGCGAGCAGATCGCGGAGTTCAAGGAGGCCTTCAGCCTCTTCGACAAGGATGGGAACG GTCACATCACAACTAAGGAGCTTGAAAATGTGCTGCGTACACGGGGGCAGAATCCTACAGAGGCAGAGCTAGAGGAGATGATCAATGAGGTGGATGCCGATAAAAGTGGAACGATTGATTTTCCAGAGTTCCTTAACCTGATGGCACGCAAGATGCATGCTGACTCAGAGGAGGAGCTTAAGGAGGCCTTTCGGGTATTTGACAAGGATCAGAATGGGTTCATTTCTGCTGCTGAGCTTCACGATGTAATGGTCAATCTTGGAGAGCAACTGACTGATGAGGAGGTCAATGAGATGATGCGTGAGGCTGATTCCAACAGTGATGGCCAAATCGATTATAAGGAGTTCGTCAAAGTCATGATTGCCAAGTAA
- the LOC104000260 gene encoding probable histone H2A.2, which produces MAGRGKAIGSAAAKKSISRSSKAGLQFPVGRIARFLKAGKYAERVGAGAPVYLAAVLEYLAAEVLELAGNAARDNKKTRIVPRHIQLAVRNDEELSKLLGEVTIASGGVMPNIHNLLLPKKAGSGSSKAAPGEDD; this is translated from the exons ATGGCCGGGAGGGGGAAGGCGATCGGTTCTGCCGCGGCGAAGAAGTCCATTTCTAGGAGCAGCAAGGCCGGGCTCCAGTTTCCCGTCGGTAGGATCGCCCGGTTCCTCAAGGCCGGCAAGTACGCCGAGCGCGTCGGCGCCGGCGCCCCTGTCTACCTCGCCGCCGTCCTCGAGTACCTCGCCGCTGAG GTGTTGGAGCTTGCTGGGAATGCAGCCAGGGACAACAAGAAGACCAGGATTGTCCCCAGGCACATCCAACTTGCGGTGAGGAACGATGAAGAACTTTCCAAGCTGTTGGGGGAGGTCACTATTGCCAGCGGTGGTGTGATGCCCAACATCCACAACCTTCTCCTCCCCAAGAAGGCGGGCTCTGGCTCTTCCAAGGCTGCCCCTGGAGAAGATGACTAA
- the LOC135630815 gene encoding uncharacterized protein LOC135630815, with protein sequence MNGATDGNGGFANDAGGLEAAVATPDTTGADGGGVQRLVIDAAAGEGDGGEDAADAIAGAAGPELLRKLVFEGMTVTSFSIGAAVRPPAHLASHQLLPVAYYANDAGGLEAAVATLDTTGADGGGGQRLFIDAAAAAGGGDGGEDAADAIAGAAGPELLRKLVFEGMTVTSFCIGAAVRPPAHLASHQLLPVAYYLALLVLFLFGVGLLGLAVWVSGDRVGRAAVAKTVMWIAVAPLLLVLSLGGIGMT encoded by the coding sequence ATGAACGGAGCAACTGACGGCAACGGCGGCTTCGCCAATGACGCAGGCGGCCTGGAGGCTGCTGTTGCGACGCCCGACACGACCGGGGCAGACGGCGGCGGAGTTCAACGCCTTGTCATCGATGCCGCTGCCGGGGAAGGCGATGGCGGCGAGGACGCGGCCGACGCGATCGCTGGCGCAGCGGGGCCGGAGCTGCTCCGCAAGCTCGTGTTCGAGGGAATGACCGTGACGTCCTTCTCCATCGGCGCCGCGGTGAGACCACCCGCCCACCTCGCGTCGCACCAGCTGCTGCCGGTGGCCTACTACGCCAATGACGCAGGCGGCCTGGAGGCTGCTGTTGCGACGCTCGACACGACCGGGGCAGACGGCGGCGGAGGCCAACGCCTTTTCATcgatgccgctgccgctgccggggGAGGCGATGGCGGCGAGGACGCGGCCGACGCGATCGCTGGCGCGGCGGGGCCGGAGCTGCTCCGCAAGCTCGTGTTCGAGGGAATGACCGTGACGTCCTTCTGCATCGGCGCAGCCGTGAGACCACCCGCCCACCTCGCGTCGCACCAGCTGCTGCCGGTGGCCTACTACCTCGCGCTGCTCGTGCTCTTCCTCTTCGGGGTTGGGCTACTGGGGCTCGCTGTCTGGGTGTCCGGCGACCGCGTCGGCCGCGCCGCCGTGGCCAAGACCGTGATGTGGATCGCCGTGGCGCCGCTGCTGCTGGTGCTGTCCCTCGGCGGAATTGGGATGACATAG
- the LOC135631331 gene encoding probable UDP-3-O-acylglucosamine N-acyltransferase 2, mitochondrial: MAVRLLSRSRRTLVRLPLHRSGFRHVSDAPSDLSDEQMVKDTSAFVRWNNGGGLFHRSARIDPTAVVEVGAVVHSDSVLGSDVRIGSGTVVGPSVSIGQSTKVGYNAVLSNCSVGQFSTIHNGVCVGQDGFGFFMNEEGHILKKPQALHVRIGDNVEIGANTCIDRGSWRDTVIGDHTKIDNLVQIGHNVIIGKCCMLCGQVGIAGSVTLSDYVTLGGRVAIRDHVSIASKVRLAANSCVTKDLAESGDYGGFPAVPIHEWRRQSAKLRRLCKNSP; encoded by the exons ATGGCGGTCCGTCTCCTCTCAAGAAGCCGACGCACTTTGGTTCGGCTCCCCCTCCACCGCTCCGGTTTTCGCCACGTTTCAGATGCTCCCTCTGATCTCTCCG ATGAGCAGATGGTTAAAGACACGTCGGCGTTCGTTAGATGGAATAACGGCGGCGGCCTCTTCCACAGGTCCGCGCGCATCGATCCTACTGCGGTGGTGGAAGTTGGAGCTGTAGTGCATTCCGATTCCGTGCTCGGATCGGATGTTCGCATTGGATCTGGAACCGTAGTAGGGCCTTCTGTATCAATTGGGCAGTCCACAAAAGTTGG GTACAATGCTGTGCTGAGTAATTGCTCCGTGGGCCAGTTTTCTACAATTCATAATGGGGTCTGTGTTGGTCAAGATG GGTTTGGATTTTTTATGAATGAGGAAGGACACATATTGAAGAAGCCCCAA GCACTACATGTAAGGATTGGGGACAATGTGGAGATAGGTGCCAACACATGCATTGATAGGGGCAG CTGGAGAGACACTGTAATAGGAGATCATACCAAAATAGATAATCTTGTTCAG ATAGGTCATAATGTCATTATTGGGAAGTGTTGTATGCTTTGCGGACAAGTTGGGATTGCTGGTTCTGTGAC GTTAAGTGATTATGTCACTTTGGGAGGCCGAGTAGCCATACGAGATCATGTGTCCATCGCTTCTAAG GTTCGACTCGCAGCAAATAGTTGTGTGACAAAGGATCTTGCGGAATCTGGTGATTACGGTGGTTTTcctgca GTCCCTATCCATGAGTGGCGCAGACAGTCTGCCAAACTGCGCAGATTATGCAAGAACAGTCCGTGA